A stretch of Lathyrus oleraceus cultivar Zhongwan6 chromosome 6, CAAS_Psat_ZW6_1.0, whole genome shotgun sequence DNA encodes these proteins:
- the LOC127094779 gene encoding uncharacterized protein LOC127094779, with amino-acid sequence MDRLESEKIDHWKRTGIYTLLQIARCGPPQSCGMLLAALQFWESSTNSFHTKCGMITPTLLDIAAITGLKPTDEVFDCEAVALISLRFNVGDSRKPTYNNFIDHHATSAGPVTDEEHVAFLTLWLSRFVFYLRSMQVAKHFALLATQLHQERDVSLGQLILASLYESLSEVVCQISLFDPENSKKKNILVHGPFWFLQLWLNATFSKDVAPYGMRRVACPPEERHLIWKRLIPLTPIDKNFPDLQVFRLIFNIMLTRVDFLPSMAPFSRRTEGPEWLTRPFPPADGEHRDEAFLIWRRFLVPRFLSAETASSNPGLVAYQPNLVARQFGLCQFIPKSLFSSQELLANILCGQPWSEVKEELETIWKYRPRLPSLPFRPAYYCTKEFHDWWQSYFTLYVGAPDAKLSELTEAFVCLQAKSTKSIPLNPTGSASANQPTPSTQEAQAAPEESSNDDGRPIAQVLRKSSSSGRTHPTEPPVYSASKKSKKHKRSAPAGSGVFLVGLSSLLARLSGYNLSSCLQHASQHKSKSHHGHKRKKHDFPSKSGENKKKRHHTMPSSEAPVEDADTLVVDTSILDTVPAPAVGASPSTGLSPATSLRNTNQDAADASTEPTQPIADYTPASPVSSPAHPFQSVDIAGESIEFPLQISDSDSDSVTSHATHPDSSLTSSDSSLSSASLQDPRGPVGVDTNKQQSSQTTPLSSASPPQITSPSAASPSTFPGLTIKPSALEV; translated from the exons ATGGACCGATTGGAATCAGAAAAAATCGACCACTGGAAAAGGACAGGCATCTATACCCTTTTACAGATTGCCCGTTGTGGCCCTCCCCAGTCCTGTGGCATGTTATTAGCCGCCCTTCAGTTCTGGGAGAGTTCGACCAACTCCTTTCATACTAAGTGTGGCATGATCACACCGACACTTCTGGACATTGCTGCCATCACTGGCTTGAAACCGACTGACGAAGTCTTCGACTGTGAAGCTGTTGCGCTAATTTCCTTGAGGTTCAACGTTGGTGACTCTCGCAAACCAACATACAACAACTTTATTGATCATCACGCCACCTCTGCGGGCCCTGTGACCGACGAGGAGCATGTGGCTTTCTTGACTCTTTGGTTGTCCCGCTTTGTTTTCTACTTAAGATCTATGCAGGTAGCTAAGCACTTTGCTCTCCTGGCAACCCAATTGCACCAAGAGCGTGACGTTTCCTTGGGCCAACTGATATTAGCCTCTCTCTACGAGTCTCTATCTGAGGTTGTCTGCCAGATTAGCCTCTTCGACCCTGAGAACTCCAAAAAGAAAAACATATTGGTCCATGGCCCTTTCTGGTTTTTGCAattgtggctcaatgccactttctcCAAAGATGTAGCCCCCTATGGAATGAGGAGGGTTGCGTGTCCCCCAGAGGAACGACATCTTATCTGGAAACGGTTGATCCCTCTGACGCCTATCGACAAGAATTTCCCAGACCTTCAAGTGTTTCGACTCATCTTCAACATCATGTTGACTCGTGTCGATTTCCTACCTTCTATGGCCCCTTTTAGCCGTCGAACTGAGGGTCCTGAGTGGCTCACCAGACCCTTCCCTCCGGCTGACGGGGAACATAGGGATGAAGCCTTCCTCATTTGGAGGCGTTTTTTGGTCCCTCGCTTCTTGTCGGCTGAGACCGCCAGCAGCAATCCTGGCTTAGTGGCTTATCAGCCTAACCTTGTGGCCAGGCAATTTGGCCTTTGCCAATTCATTCCCAAGTCTCTGTTCTCCTCTCAAGAATTACTTGCCAATATTCTCTGCGGTCAACCTTGGAGCGAGGTCAAAGAGGAACTTGAAACCATTTGGAAATACCGACCACGTCTTCCTTCTCTTCCTTTTCGACCAGCCTACTACTGCACCAAAGAATTCCATGATTGGTGGCAGTCGTATTTTACCCTTTATGTTGGCGCTCCTGATGCCAAACTATCTGAATTAACTGAGGCTTTTGTTTGTTTGCAGGCGAAGTCGACCAAAT CGATCCCTCTAAATCCTACAGGTTCTGCATCTGCTAACCAACCTACTCCTTCGACACAAGAGGCTCAG GCTGCTCCTGAGGAATCTTCTAACGACGATGGGCGCCCCATTGCTCAGGTATTGAGGAAATCCAGTTCTTCT GGTCGAACACATCCGACAGAACCTCCTGTCTATTCTGcctccaaaaaatccaaaaaacacaaaCGCTCTGCTCCCGCGGGCTCTGGggtatttcttgtcggcttgtcCTCTCTTTTGGCTAGACTATCTGGTTATAACCTCTCTTCGTGTCTCCAGCACGCCTCTCAACATAAATCCAAAAGCCACCATGGCCACAAGAGGAAGAAACATGACTTTCCTTCCAAGAGTGGCGAAAACAAAAAGAAGAGGCACCATACAATGCCTTCTTCAGAGGCTCCTGTCGAAGATGCCGACACCCTTGTGGTCGACACTTCCATCCTTGATACGGTCCCTGCTCCAGCTGTGGGAGCTTCACCGTCGACTGGTCTCTCCCCCGCTACTTCCTTGAGGAACACAAATCAGGATGCA GCTGATGCCTCTACTGAGCCGACTCAACCTATTGCCGACTACACTCCCGCGTCGCCGGTTTCTTCTCCTGCTCACCCATTTCAATCTGTCGACATCGCTGGTGAGTCCATTGAATTTCCTCTCCAGATTAGTGACAGTGACTCTGACTCAGTCACTAGTCATGCGACGCATCCGGACTCCAGTTTGACTAGTTCTGACTCGAGtctctcttcagcttccttgcaGGATCCACGGGGGCCAGTAGGTGTCGACACCAACAAACAACAATCCTCTCAGACTACTCCTTTGTCGTCTGCTTCTCCCCCTCAGATTACTTCTCCATCAGCAGCTTCTCCTTCGACTTTCCCGGGGCTGACGATCAAGCCTTCTGCGTTAgaagtgtag